A region of the Paenibacillus sp. J23TS9 genome:
GCTCTAGGTTAGCCTGTTTAGTTCTCCTGATGAAATTTTAAACCTTCATTCCTTTTTGCTTTTTACTTTTACAGTAAAGATGCTTAATATAATGGTGAGAATCACATATGTCCATAATCCATGAATTTCAAATCCCGTTAAATACTTATCAAGAAGCCACAACTTTATTGGTGTCAATACAAGTGAAGCTACCACTAACAATGGAGTAGTTAAACAACCAATTCCAATTACCATAGAAATCATTGAAACGGTTAATAAAAAACCGTAAATGAAACTGATGACAAACATAAGCACTGTTGCAAGTATCAATGTTTTTGTATCCGAAATGGATATATACTGATTGAAGTATTGACTCCCACACCAAAAAACAAGAAATGTAACCAGTAAGTTAAGTATGTTTCTCAAATACAATCCTCCTTGCTATCTACTGATAAAATTAGCCTTTCATCACCTATTGTACTGACCATGATATATTTCTTCAATTTCACCATTTAATTACTTCTTTATAAAATTTAAAGTACTTCTTACACGTTAAATAATGCTGTTGGACATTAAATACTATTATGAAAATTTCTTTCGTCACATGATTACTTCAATAAAACAAAAGAGGAGCTGACAGATGCAAGCTCCATTATCGTGTCCCGTTAGTGCAATAACTACATTTCCGTCTGAGCAAATGCCCATAAAAAAGGACGCCCACAACCTTGCGGGCGCTCTTCTTTGATTCCGGCGTTCTGACAAAGTATGTTCACCATAAACACCTCGGTCTGCACATCGAATTGCTATAGTTCAAAGCCGTGTGGTCTCTCTTGTTCGAATCCGAATTTTAGGTAGTACGACGGGTGCCCGATGAGAAGCAGATGCGTCCGCATGAAGTAACAAGTTATTTTTTCTTCACCGGAATCCAAATCTCCCCAGAAACATACTCTGCCGTTCCATAATACATTTCGAAACTAGGGCCTTCAACCTGTTCGTATTCCGATGTCGGAAACCATTCGGAATAAATCCGTCCCCATAACTTGATTAGATCACATTGCGGTTCCGGGAAAATCGCCCACGTTAGTGCCGGGACAGAAAGTTTTGTAAATTTCTCCGGAATTTCAAGCCCTTTTGGCAAAAAATAACTCACCATGTATTTAAAAGATGTTCCAGTATGATCATATAAGGCAGCGTGCAAGATGGTGTTACTAAAGCGTCCCAGTAATCCATTCATCCCTTCAACACTGCCATTTACATCACATTGTTGACGGAATTGAGCAACTTCAGCATATACTTTTTGGGGATCGGAATTGACCAGACTATAAGCTCCAAACATCTCAAAAGGCCCTTTTGATTCGATGCGGTAATTCATTTCGATATCTCCTTTAATTGAAATATGAAAGGACATTCGAGGATAGGCTTTTAGGGAAACGCCTTTATCGCGCGCAGATATCGGCATGATCCCATGAAGATTCTTAAACGCCCGTGCAAACGCTTCTGGCGAATCATATCCATATTTCATTGCTACATCTATAACCTTTGCATCTGTTGTTTGCAGTTCAAATGCAGCCAATGTCAACCGTCGACGCCGAATGTATTCAGATAACGATACTCCAGTAATAAACGGAAACATTCGTTGAAAATGGTAAGTAGAGCAACAGGCTCTCTTCGCTAATTCATCATATAAGATTTTGTCTGCTAGGTTTGTTTCGATATATTCCATGGCGCTATTCATCCTGTCCAACCAATCCATCGTTTTCCCTCCTTTCTAGATAAATTTTATGACAGATACAAAATGAATACCTTGCATTTTCTGCACGAAAAAGTCAGCATGTCGAAGATCATACAATTCTCCCTCTATTGTTGGGTTCATCACAGAAAATAATTATTATATTGCCATGATTGCACTATATAGCATCCATTGGCTACATCACCTGAAGTCGATTTCAACAAATCCAATGTATTAGCTACTTTTAGCTAAGCTGCCCTGTAAGTTGAGCAGGGCAGCTGATTTATGTAATCTTTTTATTTTTAAATATTGCAAGAGAATCGTTTAGGCATCTCGTTTACGGTAAAATTCAATAGCTACTGTAATAAAGATCATTGTCCATAGTATTGAAATACCTGTCCCTTGTATTGATGTAAGGACATTTATTTCATCAGAGGAAGGCGGCATATACATATAATATCCTGCAGTATCCGGAAAATAATTTATCATTCTAGGTAGAAAATCTCTCGTCAATGGACTGACAACGAAATAATAACCAAGCAGTATCACTAAAGCAGGAGTAGTACGTCTTAATAATGCACCTATAGCTGCACTGAGAAGTGTGGTTAATGTTAGATAACCTGTTGCACCTAATAATGTTTTTATCATGGTGTCTATTTCAATCATTCCTGCTGTGTCTCTCGTCATCATAAAAGTATATAGTACACCTGATGCAGCAATAATAAACGCCACAGGAACGGTTATAATCACTAATGCCAAAAGCTTCGTGGATAATTGAAAACCACGCCAAGGTATCGTAGTTAAAGTAGTTCGAATCTGTCCACCAGTATACTCCGAACAAGTAGCTAAGATACCAAGAATAATGAACCCTGCTTGAAGATATCCCATAGAAGCAAGTCCTATATTCAGTATACTTTGCGTTCCTGCTGCCCCTTGTAGATCAACAGAAGTAAAAGCTGCGGCTAAAAATAGATTAAGAATGAATGTGCTAATAAGAGTGAGCCATATCATTGGTAATGTAACTAGTTTATCCAGTTCAGCACCAAGGATTTGTGTTATCTTTCTACTAGATGAGACACTCATGATGCAACATCCCTCCTATGGAATACAATAGCTGCAGCAATGAAAATAACGACTACCCAGGCAAACATGACTAAACCGCCTGTGAACGGGGTGAGAAATCTATCGCTCGTAAACATAAACATTTCAGCACCAGCCCGATCCGGTAAGTATAACGCTAACTTTGTAACCTTAGAAAGCAGGAAACTGAATGATACAACG
Encoded here:
- a CDS encoding AraC family transcriptional regulator — protein: MDWLDRMNSAMEYIETNLADKILYDELAKRACCSTYHFQRMFPFITGVSLSEYIRRRRLTLAAFELQTTDAKVIDVAMKYGYDSPEAFARAFKNLHGIMPISARDKGVSLKAYPRMSFHISIKGDIEMNYRIESKGPFEMFGAYSLVNSDPQKVYAEVAQFRQQCDVNGSVEGMNGLLGRFSNTILHAALYDHTGTSFKYMVSYFLPKGLEIPEKFTKLSVPALTWAIFPEPQCDLIKLWGRIYSEWFPTSEYEQVEGPSFEMYYGTAEYVSGEIWIPVKKK
- a CDS encoding phage holin family protein — encoded protein: MRNILNLLVTFLVFWCGSQYFNQYISISDTKTLILATVLMFVISFIYGFLLTVSMISMVIGIGCLTTPLLVVASLVLTPIKLWLLDKYLTGFEIHGLWTYVILTIILSIFTVKVKSKKE
- a CDS encoding ABC transporter permease, translated to MSVSSSRKITQILGAELDKLVTLPMIWLTLISTFILNLFLAAAFTSVDLQGAAGTQSILNIGLASMGYLQAGFIILGILATCSEYTGGQIRTTLTTIPWRGFQLSTKLLALVIITVPVAFIIAASGVLYTFMMTRDTAGMIEIDTMIKTLLGATGYLTLTTLLSAAIGALLRRTTPALVILLGYYFVVSPLTRDFLPRMINYFPDTAGYYMYMPPSSDEINVLTSIQGTGISILWTMIFITVAIEFYRKRDA